One Halichondria panicea chromosome 6, odHalPani1.1, whole genome shotgun sequence genomic window carries:
- the LOC135337507 gene encoding angiopoietin-related protein 1-like: MEWKAVVIVVAGLMATATGTPISDCSDRFQQSLTETLQLKQTCATAMHKDCCQIAQVSKTLLDQNLESGIYNIKDFCPTTPFGLDLSPVQARCNMESGDGGWIVLVRRTPDVAERIYFDRNWVDYENGFGNLSGEFWYGLKNMHCLTNAQPMEVEIEVRKINGTKLILSYGQFQVEGPGTSYTLHVSDQQHTGFDFFGYHNALKFTTEDRNNENPCAARRNGGWWFNVDDCYNVGISLDPRPQLHQRSAGGFMAFDYAEMRVRAKSCMAPTCE, translated from the exons ATGGAGTGGAAAGCAGTGGTGATAGTAGTTGCTGGTCTCATGGCAACTGCAACTGGTACTCCAATCAGCGATTGCTCTGATCGTTTCCAACAATCTCTTACGGAAACGCTACAGCTGAAGCAAACATGTGCCACGGCTATGCACAAGGACTGTTGCCAG ATAGCTCAAGTCTCCAAAACATTACTGGACCAAAACCTGGAATCTGGAATCTATAACATCAAAGATTTCTGCCCAACTACGCCATTTGGCCTGGACTTATCCCCAGTGCAAGCACGCTGTAACATGGAGAGTGGTGATGGTGGATGGATCGTTCTCGTTCGAAGGACACCAGACGTTGCTGAGAGAATATATTTCGACAGAAATTGGGTCGATTATGAGAATGGATTCGGAAACCTGAGTGGCGAGTTCTGGTACGGACTAAAGAACATGCACTGTCTTACAAATGCACAGCCAATGGAGGTCGAAATTGAAGTGAGGAAAATTAACGGCACAAAATTGATATTGTCGTATGGTCAATTTCAAGTTGAAGGACCCGGCACAAGctacacactgcatgtttCTGACCAACAGCACACTGGATTCGACTTCTTTGGTTATCACAATGCATTGAAATTTACTACAGAAGATAGAAACAACGAAAACCCATGTGCTGCACGTAGAAATGGAGGGTGGTGGTTCAACGTCGACGACTGCTACAACGTTGGTATATCATTAGACCCTCGTCCACAGCTCCATCAAAGAAGCGCTGGAGGTTTCATGGCCTTCGATTATGCTGAGATGAGAGTTCGTGCTAAGTCGTGTATGGCACCAACGTGCGAGTAA
- the LOC135337498 gene encoding fibrinogen-like protein A: MIHTSSHTGANIVRQQVCTNLKQVFRACMHASIKGPDTHTPTAKTSMSTYQLRAKKMKLQLAVLLISVLLEGSTAILSVGNCLTRFEESLKKITDEKKYCVDANVQDCCQMAEASKIIDNGNYTPKSGIYDIRNTCSSTGTFTQANLLFMKTLCNMESGDGGWTVLIKRTPDVDERVSFKRPWVEYENGFGDLSGEFWYGLKKMHCLTSRQGSMEVEIELRKTDGTKLVLSYGSFKVDGPDTSYTLHVSDKKYEGFDFLLAHNGMKFSTLDQDNDKKKSYSCSQHYNGGGFWFNRCYSMHLTDMPNPQLYYSRTTTAYDYAELRVRPKTCTPLIGA; the protein is encoded by the exons ATGATCCATACTAGTAGCCACACTGGCGCTAATATAGTGAGACAGCAGGTATGTACAAATCTGAAACAGGTTtttcgtgcatgcatgcatgcttctaTAAAAGgaccagacacacacacaccaacagcAAAAACATCAATGTCAACATATCAACTAAGAGCAAAGAAGATGAAGCTACAACTGGCAGTTCTCCTCATCTCTGTATTGTTGGAGGGATCTACAGCAATACTGAGCGTTGGCAACTGCTTGACAAGGTTCGAGGAATCACTCAAGAAGATTACGGACGAGAAAAAATACTGCGTGGATGCTAACGTTCAAGACTGCTGCCAA ATGGCAGAAGCATCCAAGATCATCGATAATGGCAACTACACTCCAAAATCAGGGATCTACGATATCAGAAATACCTGTTCAAGTACTGGAACCTTCACTCAAGCAAACCTTCTCTTTATGAAAACTCTGTGCAACATGGAGAGTGGTGATGGTGGATGGACAGTGCTAATAAAGAGGACACCAGACGTTGATGAGAGAGTTTCATTCAAAAGGCCGTGGGTGGAATATGAGAATGGATTTGGGGACCTGAGTGGCGAGTTCTGGTATGGACTAAAGAAAATGCACTGTCTTACGAGTCGACAAGGGTCAATGGAGGTCGAAATTGAATTGAGAAAGACTGATGGCACAAAACTAGTTCTTTCGTATGGTAGCTTTAAAGTGGATGGACCTGATACAAgctacacactgcatgtgtcgGATAAAAAATATGAGGGTTTTGATTTTCTTCTAGCTCATAATGGAATGAAATTCTCCACGCTTGATCAAGATAATGACAAGAAAAAGAGTTATAGTTGTTCACAACATTACAACGGAGGCGGGTTCTGGTTTAATCGGTGCTACAGCATGCATCTCACTGACATGCCTAACCCTCAGCTTTATTATAGTCGTACCACTACCGCTTATGATTATGCTGAGCTACGAGTGCGTCCCAAAACTTGCACACCTCTTATTGGTGCATGA
- the LOC135337515 gene encoding LOW QUALITY PROTEIN: fibrinogen-like protein 1 (The sequence of the model RefSeq protein was modified relative to this genomic sequence to represent the inferred CDS: inserted 1 base in 1 codon; deleted 1 base in 1 codon) codes for MKTLCNMESGDGGWTVLVKRTPDVDERVSFKRPWVDYENGFGNLSGEFWYGLKNMHCLMSREPIMEVEIELKKTDGKKXVLPYDNFKVDGPDTSYTPHVSDKQYEGHDFFSRKNRMKFSTFDQDNDLESGSCSKFFNEGGFWFNNCYSIYLTDMPKPQLYHDDLFYYIPYDYAELRVRPKGCPAFGA; via the exons ATGAAAACTCTGTGCAACATGGAGAGTGGTGATGGTGGATGGACAGTGCTAGTGAAGAGGACACCAGACGTTGATGAGAGAGTTTCATTCAAAAGGCCGTGGGTGGATTATGAGAATGGATTCGGGAACCTAAGTGGCGAGTTCTGGTACGGACTAAAGAACATGCACTGTCTTATGAGTCGAGAGCCAATT ATGGAGGTTGAAATTGAATTGAAAAAGACTGATGGCAAAA ATGTTCTTCCGTACGATAACTTTAAAGTGGATGGACCTGATACAAGTTACACACCGCATGTGTCGGACAAACAGTATGAAGGCCATGATTTCTTTAGTCGTAAAAACAGAATGAAATTTTCCACATTTGATCAAGATAATGACCTAGAGTCAGGTAGTTGTTCAAAATTTTTCAACGAAGGCGGATTCTGGTTTAATAACTGCTACAGCATATATCTAACTGACATGCCGAAACCTCAGCTATATCATGATGACCTATTTTACTATATTCCCTATGATTATGCTGAGCTCCGAGTGCGTCCCAAAGGTTGCCCAGCTTTCGGTGCATGA
- the LOC135337938 gene encoding uncharacterized protein LOC135337938 produces MQYLIIICFLLVSSGLICAQQCERVLDEFQMNNNTINLSTSCSCPKEFQLCSQPGSHDIFIGKNVSSTCRLHNTSDTANMLQVYFCPGGGQCEHKKIVSPNDLCVLNETFSQFKLLVSRPPQNTLLEANIHIYGVTGNTSLNVQCTAQYTNGIRMMDVSMNTLMIDFIMPHNPSCPTPSPSSSFPTSTPSPSPCACDNRDRNIAIGLAVVFFIVAVVLAICLVSICCWKTLNQ; encoded by the exons ATGCAATATCTAATAATTATCTGTTTTTTGCTG GTCTCATCAGGCCTGATCTGTGCTCAGCAGTGTGAGAGGGTACTGGACGAGTTTCAAATGAATAATAAtaccattaacttgagtacaagCTGTAGCTGCCCAAAGG AGTTTCAACTCTGTTCCCAGCCTGGGTCGCATGACATTTTTATTGGGAAAAATGTTTCTTCAACGTGTAGATTACACAATACTTCAGACACGGCTAATATGCTTCAAGTATATTTTTGCCCTGGTGGTGGACAGTGCGAACACAAAAAGATAGTATCGCCTAATGATTTATGTGTCCTAAATGAGACCTTCTCACAGTTTAAGTTGTTGGTTAGCAGACCTCCTCAGAATACTCTGTTAGAGGCTAATATACACATATACGGTGTGACTGGAAACACGAGCCTGAACGTTCAATGTACTGCTCAGTATACGAATGGTATACGAATGATGGATGTATCAATGAATACTTTGATGATTGATTTCATCATGCCAC ATAATCCATCTTGCCCAACTCCATCTCCATCTTCATCTTTCCCAACTTCGACTCCTAGTCCTA gCCCATGCGCATGTGATAACAGAGATCGCAATATAGCCATTGGCCTTGCAGTTGTCTTTTTCATTGTTGCCGTAGTATTAGCTATCTG TCTTGTGTCTATATGCTGTTGGAAGACTCTGAATCAATGA
- the LOC135337543 gene encoding uncharacterized protein LOC135337543 — MARLTCKVTQSGQSGLYWLITEERLLPSNLPDFYQASRYIWSPEGFDDPYTTSIALEMIGISETDNTSVECIGHYSNAGYILSDKVYLRVQGILNAPSNLASSAVINDSVLITWTPPSTLPGTTMSFTVNASVEDHSETFTTSQHDFLISLCDLGVSGCYSNCELSVSVRSINQAGEGEPTSITVPVQPFLCDGAEHDRPGLPTDLVASALDDSLSVSWSRPSSSHPISHYSVDVWDTQTESLIANGTEITDLQYTLEYMAVGIDTCNRSYNVVISVCGVNVAGKGKTANTTMAIQQNMQSCPTTSVVESVTTPQVSASTHSPHHFPQDLVPHLMPIVAGGVTAVVLLMILAVTVAVCICVKRRNKIDDDSKRSSFETGKNPSYGYSPPLTKNPCYEKPHQYESIDPVYSTVTEVKVQPHPTGVPSQLYPAHENA; from the exons ATGGCAAGACTTACATGTAAGGTAACTCAGAGTGGACAGAGCGGACTCTACTGGCTGATTACTGAGGAGCGTTTGCTACCAAGTAATCTCCCAGACTTCTATCAAGCAAGTAGATATATCTGGAGTCCTGAAGGATTTGATGACCCATACACAACTTCCATAGCTTTGGAGATGATTGGAATATCTGAAACCGATAATACATCAGTGGAGTGTATAGGACATTATTCGAATGCAGGATACATTCTCAGTGATAAAGTGTACCTAAGGGTACAAG GAATTCTCAATGCTCCAAGTAATCTGGCAAGCTCTGCGGTAATCAATGACTCAGTGCTGATAACCTGGACTCCTCCCTCTACTCTGCCGGGTACTACCATGAGCTTCACAGTCAACGCATCAGTCGAAGACCACTCAGAAACCTTTACTACCTCTCAACACGACTTCCTTATCAGCCTATGTGATCTTGGTGTTAGCGGTTGTTACTCCAATTGTGAGCTGAGTGTGTCTGTGAGAAGTATCAACCAAGCTGGTGAAGGAGAACCAACATCCATCACTGTTCCTGTCCAACCGTTCTTATGTGATGGAGCTGAACATG ATAGACCAGGACTCCCTACAGACCTTGTAGCCAGTGCTCTGGACGACTCTCTATCTGTGTCTTGGTCACGCCCCTCCTCCAGTCACCCCATTTCCCACTATAGTGTGGATGTATGGGATACTCAGACAGAGTCCCTAATAGCCAATGGAACTGAAATTACTGATCTGCAGTATACACTGGAGTACATGGCTGTGGGCATAGATACATGCAATAGAAGTTATAACGTTGTAATCAGTGTTTGTGGGGTGAATGTTGCTGGTAAAGGCAAGACTGCAAACACAACTATGGCAATACAACAAAACATGCAGTCGTGTCCTACTACTTCTG TTGTAGAAAGTGTCACAACTCCACAAGTATCTGCCTCAACCCATTCGCCACATCATTTCCCCCAAG ATCTAGTGCCACACCTCATGCCAATTGTTGCTGGTGGTGTAACAGCCGTAGTACTACTGATGATTTTGGCAG TTACTGTTGCAGTATGTATTTGTGTGAAAAGAAGAAACAAGATAGATG ATGATTCTAAACGATCATCCTTTGAGACTGGAAAGAATCCATCATACGGATATTCCCCTCCTCTAACAAAGAATCCATGTTATGAAAAACCGCATCAGTACGAGTCAATTGACCCAGTTTACAGTACCGTAACTGAGGTTAAAGTTCAACCACACCCAACGGGTGTACCTTCCCAATTATACCCGGCTCATGAGAATGCGTAG
- the LOC135337483 gene encoding ubiquitin conjugation factor E4 A-like codes for MSDKMAASGEDNPFASLFSSPGIAKETAETARRQREYINHALTRVFLFTGQESLDPPSGRLPPTVVRLPQLCKDEQGLGRTGELNTENVEKGLAERLYMSNPASTVVTAPPPHSNAPSHHLHKELLTQAHTVETNRLLYLAYCFARAQNEASYSCHGDYGLGEDVQTVRSKVIEICKENIAKMAGVLAQNERRTIVLELLSSSEPLFIQLLFKSLNNEVKIPLEFFACVAEVYEDNLDDLKLMFDVAMNKLFDQCKQVSLSTNLTKQLAALDFFTSSRALAKVLISSVHWMPSHTGMGGMGKQFEIGTVLGRLLSPSPIPTLPTQPSDFFSHDQLLTRAEVDSTTASLTSSLDHHTLTLYKLFDRILRVSPEAKDSLTLWLVECFHHNLDRAKMAVRMDPRATLAAAMSTASDGFFLNLSWVLLRLCVPFSSQGGGAKRSARIASIDPTYCTVAAGTESRVVDFREESKLVPGSEKGEEQTAQPSKQFNFVTHLFFLTHKCLILGMTQVIHKFQDVARAISRLYETVQLVSNGQLSSEPGSMGHIATQRFKLLQSQALAIKAHTMHPLLLELCLSFYSTTAQWLVHLVTPDHVTSGDPLESIFPLPDKCPVQLQSTPECLVENMANFAMFLRQAETDSLLSSTGHVHHLVTFISIFMGSSKFIRNPHIRAKLTQLLHIMTQKDSNGDHGLVSSFSLTQRALFSSHQLASTHLIEALLNIFIDIEFTGESMEFEDKFQYRLPMYDVLEYLWTIPSYRPSIDNLCQEVVHSHELLGTPIFLRFLNMIINDATVQLDEGLENLSKIKKGEDMIESEEYGTLSAEEKKQHEQQLTEAKAMARNRNLLGSRTVHALQFITKDTRQAFVSPALVDRMAAMLNYVLSKLVGPRSRELKVKDSSEYNFEPRELVSGIIDIYLNLGREAIFCAALPRDGRSFSMDLFTQGERVLRLLNKSNEIMLEFRALAQRVRVCQERLEKQEQALEDAPEEFIDPLTQELMSDPVTLPTSGHVMDRSSIIRHLLSDLSDPFNRAPLTADMLQPNNELKQRIENWKHQKLA; via the exons ATGAGTGATAAAATGGCTGCTTCTGGAGAGGACAATCCATTTGCATCACTGTTCAGTTCCCCCGGTATCGCTAAGGAGACAGCAGAGACTGCCAGGAGACAGAGAGAGTACATAAACCACGCCCTCACCCGGGTATTCCTCTTCACTGGTCAAG aatCACTGGACCCCCCATCTGGTAGACTGCCCCCCACAGTGGTGAGACTGCCGCAGCTGTGTAAAGACGAACAAGGCCTGGGTAGGACTGGGGAATTAAACACTGAGAATGTGGAAAAG GGACTGGCTGAACGACTGTACATGAGTAACCCCGCCTCCACAGTCGTCAcagctccaccccctcacagcaACGCCCCCTCACACCACCTCCACAAAGAGCTCctcacacaagcacacaccgTGGAGACAAATCGACTCTTGTATCTGGCGTACTGTTTCGCACGAGCTCAGAACGAAGCAAGTTACAGTTGCCATGGTGATTATGGACTTGGAGAAGACGTCCAGACTgtaaggtcaaaggtcattgaAATATGCAAAGAAAATATTGCAAAGATGGCAGG TGTCCTGGCCCAGAATGAGCGGAGGACCATTGTCCTGGAGCTGCTCTCCTCCTCTGAGCCACTGTTTATACAGCTGCTCTTTAAGTCTCTCAACAACG AGGTGAAGATTCCGTTGGAGTTCTTTGCTTGTGTAGCCGAGGTGTATGAGGACAACCTCGATGATCTG AAGCTGATGTTTGACGTAGCAATGAACAAATTGTTTGATCAGTGCAAGCAAGTCTCTCTCTCCACCAACCTCACCAAACAGCTGGCAGCTCTCGACTTCTTCACATCTTCCCGAGCTCTTGCCAAG GTATTGATCTCTTCTGTTCACTGGATGCCCTCTCACACTGGAATGGGTGGAATGGGCAAACAGTTTGAGATTGGTACGGTACTGGGACGCCtcctctctccctcccccaTTCCAACGTTACCCACACAGCCATCT gatTTCTTCTCTCACGACCAGCTGCTCACCCGGGCTGAAGTGGACAGTACGACCGCCTCCCTGACCTCTAGTCTGGACCACCACACTCTGACCCTGTACAAG CTGTTTGACAGAATCCTACGTGTCAGCCCTGAGGCTAAAGACTCGCTCACCCTCTGGCTAGTCGAATGCTTCCACCATAACCTAGACCGTGCTAAAATGGCCGTCAGAATGGACCCCAGGGCCACTCTAGCAGCGGCTATGTCCACGGCTAGTGATGGCTTCTTCTTGAATCTGTCCTGGGTATTATTGAGATTGTGCGTACCGTTCAGCAGTCAAGGGGGTGGAGCCAAGAGGAGTGCTCGCATCGCTAGTATTGACCCCACCTATTGCACTGTGGCAGCCGGTACGGAGAGCAGGGTGGTGGACTTTAGGGAAGAGTCTAAACTTGTTCcag gtTCTGAAAAGGGGGAGGAACAGACGGCACAACCCTCCAAGCAGTTCAACTTTGTCACTCACTTATTCTTCCTCACACACAAGTGTCTCATTCTAG GGATGACTCAGGTGATACACAAGTTCCAAGACGTAGCCCGTGCCATCAGCAGA CTCTACGAGACGGTACAGCTGGTGTCCAATGGTCAGCTGAGTAGTGAGCCTGGTAGCATGGGGCACATCGCCACTCAGAGATTCAAGTTATTGCAATCACAAGCGTTGGCCATCAAG GCACACACGATGCATCCACTGCTGCTGGAGCTCTGTCTGTCCTTCTACTCCACTACTGCTCAGTGGTTGGTCCACCTCGTTACACCAGATCATGTGACATCAGGTGATCCCCTCGAAAGCATATTCCCGCTACCAGACAAG TGTCCTGTACAGCTGCAGTCTACGCCGGAATGTCTTGTGGAGAACATGGCCAACTTTGCAATGTTCCTGAG GCAAGCGGAGACAGATTCATTATTATCATCCACTGGTCATGTGCATCACCTGGTCACCTTCATATCCATCTTCATGGG GAGTTCAAAGTTCATCCGTAACCCTCACATACGAGCCAAGTTGACCCAGCTGCTCCACATCATGACACAGAAGGACTCTAATGGAGACCACGGCCTCGTATCATCA TTCTCTCTCACTCAAAGAGCTCTGTTCTCATCTCACCAGTTGGCCAGCACTCACCTCATTGAGGCTCTGCTCAATATCTTCATAGATATCGAGTTCACTGGAGAATCAATGGAGTTTGAGGATAAGTtcc AATACCGCCTGCCCATGTATGATGTACTTGAGTACCTGTGGACCATACCATCGTACAGACCAAGCATTGACAATCTGTGTCAAGAG GTGGTCCACTCCCACGAGCTACTGGGCACACCTATCTTCCTGAGGTTCCTCAACATGATCATCAATGACGCCACAGTGCAGCTGGACGAGGGGCTAGAG AACTTGTCCAAGATCAAGAAAGGAGAGGATATGATCGAGTCAGAGGAATATGGCACACTCAGTGCTGAAGAGAAGAAACAG cacgaGCAGCAGCTGACCGAGGCGAAGGCAATGGCACGAAACAGGAACCTGTTGGGTAGTCGCACTGTACATGCCCTCCAGTTCATCACCAAGGATACTCGTCAGGCATTTGTATCCCCCGCCCTGGTGGACAGAATGGCAGCCATGTTGAACTATGTACTCAGCAAGCTAGTGGGACCAAGGTCAAGAGAGCTAAAG GTGAAGGATTCTTCTGAATACAATTTTGAGCCTCGTGAGTTAGTCAGTGGAATCATTGACATCTATCTGAACCTGGGTCGAGAGGCGATCTTCTGTGCCGCGTTGCCTAGAGACGGCCGCTCATTCTCAATGGACCTCTTCACTCAAGGGGAGAGAGTACTGAG GTTGCTGAACAAGTCCAACGAGATAATGCTTGAGTTCAGAGCACTGGCTCAGAGGGTGAGGGTCTGTCAGGAGAGACTGGAGAAGCAGGAACAAGCACTCGAGGAC gCCCCTGAGGAGTTCATTGACCCACTGACTCAAGAGCTGATGAGTGATCCAGTCACTCTCCCCACGTCAGGTCATGTCATGGACCGATCATCCATCATCAGACACTTACTGAG tgaTCTGTCGGACCCGTTCAACAGAGCTCCACTGACAGCTGACATGTTACAACCAAACAACGAACTGAAACAAAGAATCGAAAACTGGAAACACCAGAAACTTGCTTAA